From one Polynucleobacter sp. UK-FUSCHL-C3 genomic stretch:
- a CDS encoding hydroxyacid dehydrogenase has translation MSVIFISEFISRQALETLKQSHQVRYEPESYSDPSKLASGLINADAWIVRNLTKVSADLVQGAKQLKVVGRLGVGLENIDLPACAQANIKVIPATGANADSVAEYVLGTSMALMRAYAPASLETLSGAWPRPKYSKCHEIAGNTLGIVGFGSIGRVVAQKALALGLHCIAYDPMLKDKQVALQNGSVHLYPLAEVLAKSQIVSLHLPLLPETKGLFSATLLDTMQAGAYLINTARGGIVDEQALAERLRSGRLGGAALDVFTSEPAKDLSHFKDVPNLILTPHIAGVTEESNERVSNMIAREVNVFLENHS, from the coding sequence ATGTCAGTTATTTTCATCTCCGAGTTCATCTCCCGTCAAGCCCTAGAAACCCTTAAACAATCTCATCAAGTGCGCTATGAGCCTGAGTCCTACTCTGACCCCAGCAAATTAGCCTCAGGGTTAATCAATGCCGATGCCTGGATCGTGCGTAATCTCACCAAAGTAAGTGCTGATCTGGTCCAAGGTGCTAAGCAACTGAAAGTAGTGGGGCGCCTAGGAGTTGGTTTGGAGAACATTGATCTACCCGCCTGTGCACAAGCCAATATCAAGGTCATTCCAGCCACCGGTGCGAACGCCGACTCGGTCGCCGAGTATGTGTTGGGTACATCGATGGCACTCATGCGTGCTTATGCACCCGCTAGTCTTGAGACCCTCTCAGGCGCTTGGCCAAGACCCAAATACTCCAAATGCCATGAGATCGCAGGTAACACCTTAGGGATTGTGGGCTTTGGCAGCATTGGGAGGGTGGTTGCACAAAAAGCCTTAGCCCTAGGATTGCATTGCATCGCCTATGATCCGATGCTAAAAGATAAACAAGTGGCACTCCAGAATGGCAGCGTTCATTTATATCCCTTAGCGGAAGTATTAGCCAAAAGCCAAATTGTGAGTTTGCACCTACCGCTATTACCCGAGACCAAAGGATTGTTCTCGGCAACTCTGCTCGATACGATGCAAGCTGGCGCCTATCTCATTAATACCGCACGCGGTGGCATTGTCGATGAGCAGGCATTAGCAGAGCGCTTGCGATCTGGGCGTTTAGGGGGAGCAGCGCTTGATGTCTTTACGAGCGAACCTGCCAAAGACCTATCGCATTTTAAAGATGTCCCCAATTTAATACTGACCCCGCACATTGCGGGAGTTACTGAAGAAAGTAATGAACGTGTGAGCAATATGATTGCTCGCGAAGTGAACGTATTTTTGGAGAACCATTCGTGA
- a CDS encoding HNH endonuclease, with amino-acid sequence MLSILKLDAGGIPQCWIDTEDATRHYADNSVLWTLGDPIAVMRGGMSRLTGRQSIIELHSIIAVKGSAKINLFDVVPAITKRKLYRRDRGLCAYCACRISENDAEAEHIVPNSKGGSYTWMNLVVSCRPCNQRKGNRTPERAGMSLIYAPYTPSLYEDMILKGRNILADQMDFLAANLPKDSRILQDPFWV; translated from the coding sequence GTGCTTAGTATTCTGAAATTGGATGCCGGCGGAATTCCACAGTGCTGGATTGATACGGAAGACGCCACCCGACATTACGCCGATAACAGCGTACTCTGGACCTTGGGTGACCCCATTGCCGTCATGCGTGGCGGTATGTCACGGCTCACCGGTCGCCAATCGATTATTGAGCTGCACTCCATCATTGCTGTAAAAGGGTCTGCCAAGATCAATTTATTTGATGTGGTGCCTGCCATCACCAAACGCAAACTTTATCGACGTGATCGTGGTCTTTGCGCTTATTGTGCTTGCCGTATCTCTGAAAATGATGCCGAAGCCGAACATATTGTCCCCAATAGTAAGGGTGGCAGCTATACCTGGATGAACTTAGTGGTCTCATGCCGTCCTTGTAATCAACGCAAAGGGAATCGCACTCCAGAGCGAGCTGGGATGAGTCTGATTTATGCACCTTACACACCAAGTTTGTATGAGGACATGATATTGAAGGGCAGAAATATTCTGGCGGACCAAATGGATTTCTTGGCGGCCAACTTACCAAAAGATAGCCGAATACTTCAAGACCCATTTTGGGTTTAG
- a CDS encoding UxaA family hydrolase → MIHFVVHEPGDVVGVVVVEGVNSGTDLTGWVMEGDSTLKIKSESDIPIGHKIALQDLKVGDMVIKYGVDIGKVVAPIKKGEHLHVQNVKTKRW, encoded by the coding sequence ATGATTCATTTCGTCGTACATGAACCTGGAGATGTTGTGGGAGTCGTCGTAGTAGAAGGCGTCAATTCTGGAACCGATTTAACAGGTTGGGTAATGGAAGGTGATAGCACCCTCAAGATTAAATCAGAGAGTGATATTCCAATTGGTCACAAGATTGCCTTGCAAGACCTGAAGGTCGGCGATATGGTTATTAAATACGGCGTGGATATTGGCAAAGTAGTTGCTCCCATCAAAAAGGGTGAGCACTTGCATGTACAGAACGTGAAGACCAAACGCTGGTAA
- a CDS encoding UxaA family hydrolase: MIDLKKATFMGYRRENGRMGIRNHVIILPLDDLSNAACDAVTNNIKGTVKITHPYGRLQFGADLELHFRTLIGAGCNPNVAAVVVIGIEPQWTAKVVEGIKKSGKPVEGFWIEGNGDTTTIANASRAAYKFMKHASKAQRVSAPLSELWVSTKCGESDTTSGCGSNPTVGNAFDKLYEIGSTLVFGETTELTGGEHLVEARCRTPEVKAKFKMMFDRYQGVVERNKTSDLSDSQPTKGNIAGGLTTIEEKALGNIQKIGKKCMVDGVLDKAEAPTGKGLWFMDSSSAAAEMVTLCAASGFAAHFFPTGQGNVIGNPILPVIKLCANPKTVRTMSEHIDVDVSGILRREENMDTAGEKLLDALLRTANGELTAAEILGHNEFVMTRLYESA, encoded by the coding sequence ATGATCGATTTAAAAAAAGCTACTTTTATGGGTTACCGTCGTGAGAACGGACGCATGGGGATTCGTAATCATGTGATTATTCTCCCCCTCGATGACCTCTCGAACGCCGCCTGCGATGCGGTCACCAACAACATTAAGGGTACTGTCAAAATTACCCACCCCTATGGTCGTCTGCAGTTTGGTGCTGACTTAGAGCTGCATTTCCGTACCCTCATTGGTGCAGGATGTAATCCTAACGTTGCTGCTGTAGTCGTGATTGGTATTGAGCCCCAATGGACCGCTAAGGTTGTAGAAGGAATCAAAAAATCTGGTAAGCCAGTAGAAGGATTCTGGATCGAGGGTAATGGCGATACCACCACGATTGCTAATGCAAGTCGTGCTGCCTATAAGTTCATGAAGCATGCCTCCAAAGCACAACGCGTCTCTGCACCTTTATCGGAGCTGTGGGTTTCAACCAAGTGCGGTGAATCGGATACGACATCGGGCTGCGGTTCGAACCCAACCGTTGGTAACGCTTTTGACAAACTCTATGAAATTGGTTCCACCTTAGTATTTGGTGAAACCACCGAGCTCACAGGTGGCGAGCATTTGGTAGAAGCACGTTGCCGTACACCAGAAGTCAAAGCCAAGTTCAAGATGATGTTTGATCGCTATCAAGGTGTGGTCGAGCGCAATAAGACTAGCGACCTATCAGACTCACAGCCTACCAAGGGCAATATTGCTGGCGGCCTTACAACCATCGAAGAGAAAGCTTTGGGCAATATTCAGAAGATTGGTAAGAAGTGTATGGTCGACGGTGTTTTGGATAAAGCAGAAGCACCCACAGGTAAAGGTCTTTGGTTTATGGACTCTTCATCGGCTGCTGCCGAGATGGTGACCTTGTGCGCCGCCTCAGGCTTTGCTGCTCATTTCTTCCCAACCGGCCAAGGTAACGTGATAGGTAATCCCATCCTGCCTGTGATTAAGCTTTGTGCTAATCCCAAGACTGTTCGCACGATGTCTGAGCATATTGATGTGGATGTGTCAGGTATTTTGCGTCGTGAGGAGAACATGGATACAGCGGGTGAGAAACTATTGGATGCGCTCTTGCGCACCGCCAATGGCGAACTAACCGCGGCTGAGATCCTTGGTCATAACGAGTTTGTAATGACCCGTTTATATGAGTCTGCCTAA
- a CDS encoding GntR family transcriptional regulator — protein MKAITAYQEVKRKITNDLVSGRFFMGEALPSEKDLAKELKVSIGTLRKAVDELVAEGIVIRRQGKGTYVAEHDEQRLLYYFFHVVKHNAEHKNYPKVELVSFQSASANQEEATKLAIKEGSPVWRIVNRLFLDQTCVLVDHITLSKKHFPKLTKAAFAQREGSIYQLYQAQYGQTVVRTSERLRAGAASKQHAEWLDLKVGAPVIIIRRLALGIQDEPIEWRISTLNTEHHEYFSELGI, from the coding sequence ATGAAAGCCATTACTGCCTACCAAGAAGTAAAACGGAAGATCACCAATGATTTGGTGAGTGGACGTTTCTTCATGGGTGAGGCATTGCCCTCCGAGAAAGACCTTGCTAAGGAACTCAAGGTCTCTATTGGCACTCTTCGCAAAGCAGTAGACGAACTGGTCGCTGAAGGAATTGTGATTCGGAGGCAAGGCAAGGGCACCTATGTTGCTGAGCACGATGAACAACGACTTTTGTATTACTTCTTTCATGTAGTCAAACACAATGCTGAACATAAAAACTACCCCAAGGTAGAGCTTGTCTCCTTTCAGAGCGCAAGTGCTAACCAAGAGGAAGCTACTAAACTCGCAATAAAAGAAGGTTCGCCTGTTTGGAGAATCGTCAATCGTCTCTTTTTAGATCAGACCTGTGTATTGGTCGATCACATTACTCTGAGCAAGAAACACTTCCCTAAGCTGACTAAAGCGGCCTTTGCACAACGCGAGGGTAGTATTTATCAACTCTATCAAGCGCAGTATGGACAAACTGTTGTGCGCACAAGTGAACGACTTCGTGCGGGAGCAGCTAGCAAACAACATGCAGAATGGTTGGATCTCAAAGTAGGCGCACCGGTGATTATTATTCGGCGTCTTGCACTAGGCATCCAAGATGAGCCCATCGAATGGCGCATCTCAACATTAAATACCGAACACCACGAGTACTTCAGCGAACTTGGTATTTAA
- a CDS encoding 4Fe-4S dicluster domain-containing protein, with translation MPASTQSSKQLALVIDLNVCVGCHACVTSCKEWNTQGSAGPMTDQDSYGANPSGTFFNRVQTFEAGVFPKMDTVHFPKSCLHCEDPPCVPVCPTGASYKRKEDGIVLVDYDKCIGCKYCAWACPYGARELDEERQVMTKCTLCVDRIYSETLPESDRKPACVLACPTSARIFGDVHDPLSDASKAIAERGGYELMPEWETKPANHYLPRSITETIAAVKAEN, from the coding sequence ATGCCAGCATCTACTCAATCTAGCAAACAACTCGCTCTGGTCATTGATCTCAATGTCTGCGTTGGCTGCCATGCTTGTGTAACCTCCTGCAAAGAGTGGAACACGCAAGGCTCTGCCGGTCCCATGACCGATCAAGACTCTTACGGTGCAAATCCAAGTGGTACTTTCTTTAATCGTGTGCAAACTTTTGAAGCAGGCGTTTTTCCCAAGATGGATACGGTGCACTTCCCTAAATCCTGCTTGCATTGTGAAGATCCGCCCTGTGTTCCGGTATGCCCAACAGGTGCGAGCTATAAACGCAAAGAAGATGGCATAGTTTTGGTCGATTACGACAAGTGTATTGGTTGTAAATATTGTGCTTGGGCTTGTCCCTATGGCGCACGTGAACTTGATGAAGAACGTCAGGTCATGACCAAGTGCACTTTATGTGTTGATCGTATTTATAGTGAGACCCTTCCCGAGTCTGACCGTAAGCCTGCTTGTGTCTTAGCCTGCCCTACCAGTGCACGTATCTTTGGTGATGTGCATGATCCGCTCTCCGATGCGAGCAAAGCCATTGCAGAGCGCGGTGGTTATGAACTCATGCCAGAGTGGGAGACCAAACCAGCCAATCATTATTTACCGCGCTCCATTACTGAGACCATTGCGGCCGTGAAAGCAGAAAACTAA
- a CDS encoding DUF3108 domain-containing protein, which produces MNGLRILKPRSIVLIALLISVLGHLYLFVGFPSFLFSKAAPLEENFVAELRVEPIKKVKLSKPAAPAPTVQEASSNAVGDGAKIEAGDGGQGGAQEGQAFRLPDSGIYYYDAYLDGQYLQTASIEWQVDPSNGYRLFINIPYAFFGPFIFESRGKIDAYGLAPDFYVEHLGSRPARFTRFDRDGKGGGKMFFSQKPEEMKDLPPGTQDRLSLMMQLASLLGGDDKIDEKGTVREIPIANLDSIETWRFQSQGEELSDAIFTMGPMVLRHYKRLPVKEKDFKRRNDIWLIKDYGWIPGRVRLENEKGRTIELFFKQLDPIADLPK; this is translated from the coding sequence ATGAACGGCTTACGTATTCTCAAGCCTCGCTCGATCGTTCTCATTGCGCTTCTCATCTCTGTGTTGGGACACCTTTATCTTTTTGTCGGGTTCCCTAGTTTTTTGTTCTCTAAAGCCGCTCCGCTTGAAGAGAACTTTGTTGCAGAGCTACGAGTAGAGCCTATTAAGAAAGTAAAACTCAGCAAACCAGCAGCACCCGCACCAACTGTTCAGGAAGCAAGCTCTAATGCAGTGGGTGATGGCGCAAAGATTGAGGCGGGTGATGGTGGTCAGGGTGGGGCGCAAGAGGGGCAGGCCTTTCGCTTGCCAGACTCTGGTATCTATTACTACGATGCCTATCTCGATGGTCAATATCTTCAAACTGCATCGATTGAATGGCAGGTTGATCCAAGCAATGGCTATCGTTTGTTTATTAATATCCCATACGCATTTTTTGGGCCATTTATCTTTGAGTCTCGAGGCAAGATAGATGCTTATGGTTTAGCCCCAGACTTTTATGTGGAGCATTTAGGAAGCCGCCCTGCACGATTTACTCGTTTTGATCGTGATGGCAAAGGAGGAGGGAAGATGTTCTTCTCCCAAAAGCCAGAGGAGATGAAAGACCTGCCACCGGGTACACAAGATCGCCTTAGTCTAATGATGCAATTAGCATCCTTATTAGGTGGTGACGATAAGATCGATGAAAAGGGAACGGTCCGTGAGATACCGATTGCTAATTTAGATTCGATAGAAACTTGGCGCTTTCAAAGCCAAGGTGAAGAGTTATCCGATGCAATCTTTACCATGGGGCCCATGGTGCTTCGTCATTACAAACGTTTGCCCGTGAAAGAAAAAGATTTCAAGCGCCGCAATGATATTTGGCTCATTAAAGATTATGGTTGGATTCCGGGTAGAGTTCGTCTTGAAAATGAAAAGGGCAGAACCATTGAGCTTTTTTTTAAACAATTAGATCCAATAGCAGACCTACCGAAGTAA
- a CDS encoding molybdopterin oxidoreductase family protein — protein sequence MFKIFSSDPVHDPITKVGPATEIKTTTCYMCACRCGIRAHLRDGELVYIDGNPEHPLNQGVICAKGASGIMKQKSPARITKPLLRKAGADRGASEFEEISWEEAFDLLATRLAKIRETDPKKFALFTGRDQMQALTGLFARQFGTPNYAAHGGFCSVNMAAGMIYTIGGSFWEFGGPDLEQAKLFVMIGTAEDHHSNPMKIALSKFKRNGGRFISINPVRTGYSAIADEWIPIKPGTDGALFMALMHELITANTVDHEFLSRYTNSAQLVCLESGSEEGLFLFDPDSDPINTDIPHNKYVWDQNTQSAKPCFDQTAKPALSGEFMMGPGPHQGKRVAPAFELLRRQVKACTPEWAAKITSIPAERIRLLAKEMAHTAFQQAFELPIAWTDSFGQKHNTVTGRPVAFHAMRGLSAHSNGFQTTRGLAVLMTLLGTIDRPGGFRHKAPYPRQIPPNIKPPSSEADIKPNTPLGKAPLGWPTRPEDLALDSNEQPLRIDKAYSWEHPLAAHGLMHNVITNAVKGDPYSIDTLMIFMANMSWNSTMNTMEVREHLNAKDENGEFKIPFLVICDAFQSEMVAFADLVLPDTTYLERHDAMSMLDRPISEFDGPCDSVRIPVLPPTGQCKPFQEVLIELASRLKFPAFTTAEGQRKFKDYPDFITNFQTAPDSGIGFLMGWRGKEGEKSIRGEPNPNQWQMYEDNNCVFHYSMPPEHHYMRNWNQGYLDFAKANALRQKNDPIILAVYSDILQQFRLAAKGQRPGRTPPAHLKDRIVQFFDPLPFWYPPLEDAVTDLNEFSINAITQRPMAMYHSWDSQNAWLRQIHSHNYLHINTKTAVDHGIEDGAWIWVESQWGKVRCMARHTEAVDPGTVWTWNAIGKAESAWHLDPNADESKKGFLLNHLITEEIPLADSAGTFRVSNSDPITGQAGWYDVRVKLSPVGLHEEPDTWPKARTALVPGMIHGK from the coding sequence ATGTTCAAAATCTTCTCGTCTGACCCTGTCCACGATCCCATTACCAAGGTTGGACCTGCTACTGAAATAAAAACCACCACCTGTTATATGTGCGCATGTCGTTGCGGTATTCGTGCGCATCTGCGTGATGGCGAGTTGGTTTACATCGATGGCAATCCAGAGCATCCACTTAATCAAGGTGTAATCTGCGCTAAGGGTGCCTCTGGCATCATGAAACAGAAATCACCGGCTCGTATTACTAAGCCCTTGTTACGCAAAGCAGGTGCTGATCGAGGCGCATCAGAATTCGAGGAGATTAGCTGGGAAGAGGCCTTTGATCTGCTGGCCACCCGTTTAGCGAAGATCCGCGAGACCGATCCCAAGAAATTTGCTCTTTTCACAGGTCGCGATCAAATGCAGGCCCTCACTGGTCTCTTTGCACGCCAGTTTGGTACGCCCAACTATGCGGCCCATGGCGGCTTTTGCTCGGTCAATATGGCTGCCGGCATGATCTACACCATCGGCGGTAGCTTTTGGGAGTTTGGTGGACCCGATCTAGAGCAGGCTAAATTATTTGTGATGATTGGTACAGCTGAAGATCATCACAGCAATCCCATGAAGATTGCTTTATCCAAGTTCAAGCGTAATGGTGGGCGTTTCATTTCTATCAATCCTGTGCGCACAGGCTATTCAGCTATTGCCGATGAGTGGATACCCATTAAGCCCGGTACCGATGGCGCCCTCTTTATGGCCTTGATGCACGAGTTAATTACTGCTAATACCGTTGATCATGAGTTCTTGTCACGCTATACCAACTCTGCGCAATTAGTTTGTCTTGAGTCTGGTTCTGAAGAAGGACTCTTCTTGTTTGATCCCGATAGCGATCCAATCAATACCGATATTCCGCACAATAAATATGTGTGGGATCAAAACACACAAAGCGCTAAGCCTTGTTTTGATCAGACTGCAAAGCCAGCATTAAGTGGCGAGTTTATGATGGGCCCTGGTCCTCATCAGGGCAAACGAGTTGCCCCTGCTTTTGAGTTACTGCGTCGCCAGGTTAAGGCATGTACACCGGAGTGGGCAGCGAAGATTACATCCATACCAGCAGAGCGTATTCGTTTACTTGCAAAAGAGATGGCGCATACCGCATTTCAGCAAGCCTTTGAGTTACCCATCGCATGGACCGATTCGTTTGGACAAAAACACAATACTGTCACCGGTCGACCCGTTGCCTTTCATGCAATGCGCGGCCTGTCTGCACACTCCAATGGTTTTCAGACCACACGCGGTTTAGCAGTCTTGATGACCTTGTTGGGCACCATCGATCGTCCTGGCGGCTTTCGTCATAAAGCTCCCTACCCAAGACAGATACCGCCCAATATCAAACCACCCTCTTCGGAGGCAGACATTAAGCCCAATACTCCGCTGGGTAAAGCGCCCCTTGGTTGGCCAACTCGCCCAGAGGATCTTGCGCTCGATAGCAATGAGCAGCCACTGCGCATCGATAAAGCCTATAGCTGGGAGCATCCCTTAGCAGCGCACGGTTTGATGCATAACGTAATCACCAATGCGGTTAAGGGTGATCCTTACTCGATCGATACGCTAATGATCTTCATGGCGAATATGTCGTGGAACTCTACGATGAACACCATGGAGGTGCGCGAGCATCTCAACGCCAAAGATGAGAATGGCGAGTTCAAGATACCGTTTCTGGTGATCTGCGATGCATTCCAATCGGAGATGGTAGCTTTTGCAGATCTGGTCTTGCCTGATACTACCTATTTAGAGCGTCACGATGCAATGAGTATGCTCGATCGCCCAATCTCTGAGTTTGATGGGCCTTGCGACTCCGTGCGCATTCCAGTATTACCACCGACTGGCCAATGCAAACCGTTTCAAGAGGTGTTGATTGAGTTGGCATCGCGCCTTAAGTTCCCAGCATTTACAACTGCAGAAGGCCAGCGCAAGTTTAAGGACTATCCTGACTTCATTACTAATTTCCAGACCGCACCCGACTCCGGAATTGGTTTCTTAATGGGTTGGCGCGGTAAAGAAGGTGAAAAGAGTATTCGGGGGGAGCCTAATCCCAATCAGTGGCAGATGTATGAAGACAATAACTGTGTCTTTCATTACAGCATGCCACCCGAGCATCACTACATGCGCAATTGGAATCAAGGCTATCTTGATTTTGCTAAGGCTAACGCTTTACGTCAGAAGAACGATCCGATTATCTTGGCGGTGTACTCAGACATCTTGCAACAGTTTCGTTTAGCAGCTAAGGGCCAGCGTCCGGGCAGAACTCCACCCGCGCATCTTAAAGATCGCATTGTGCAATTCTTTGATCCACTCCCCTTTTGGTATCCACCCCTTGAGGATGCGGTCACGGATCTCAATGAGTTTTCGATTAACGCGATTACACAAAGACCGATGGCGATGTATCACTCGTGGGACTCACAAAACGCATGGTTACGACAGATTCATAGTCATAACTATTTGCACATCAATACTAAGACCGCAGTGGATCATGGTATTGAAGATGGTGCTTGGATTTGGGTCGAGTCGCAATGGGGCAAGGTGCGTTGCATGGCTCGCCATACTGAGGCAGTTGACCCTGGTACCGTCTGGACCTGGAATGCGATTGGTAAAGCAGAGTCTGCCTGGCATCTTGATCCGAACGCTGATGAGTCTAAAAAAGGATTCTTACTCAATCACCTTATTACCGAGGAGATTCCTCTGGCTGATAGCGCTGGCACATTTCGTGTGAGCAATTCGGATCCTATTACCGGGCAAGCGGGTTGGTATGACGTACGCGTTAAGTTGAGCCCTGTGGGTCTTCATGAAGAGCCCGATACCTGGCCAAAAGCACGCACTGCCTTAGTACCTGGAATGATTCATGGAAAATAA
- a CDS encoding DmsC/YnfH family molybdoenzyme membrane anchor subunit encodes MHPTFSLILFTSMAGMAQGAIVSLAVLNSGSDQLPSELLNIYLFPLILALLIGGLLASTFHLGHPERAWRATMMWRTSWLSREVLVLPAFIALTALAYYFSWQDRVPNWLWLVLCVASLALWVCTAMIYQCIRFIQEWAHPTTMVNFIALGISSGWFFLMALLSLWSMLHRDQAVVTSSNIAGVAGFTGFLILLSLTLKLWIWKRNRSLKPKSNLQSATGIKTGFVRQISMGMMGGSFNTREFFHQQSAFFVANVRKIAFFGTYLLPVILLAIVVSNGALSLLVIAFIVHCAGLMAERWLFFAEANHPQNLYYQRIA; translated from the coding sequence ATGCATCCGACCTTCTCCTTAATTCTTTTTACAAGTATGGCGGGGATGGCTCAGGGGGCTATTGTTAGTCTTGCTGTGCTCAACTCAGGTTCTGACCAATTACCAAGTGAGCTCTTAAATATTTATTTATTCCCCTTGATCTTGGCTTTACTAATTGGCGGATTACTTGCTTCCACCTTTCATTTGGGGCATCCTGAACGTGCCTGGCGTGCCACCATGATGTGGCGTACCTCATGGTTATCGCGTGAGGTTTTAGTGCTCCCAGCTTTTATCGCGCTCACTGCATTAGCCTATTACTTCTCATGGCAAGACCGGGTTCCCAATTGGTTATGGCTTGTTTTATGTGTTGCCTCACTTGCTCTTTGGGTTTGTACCGCCATGATCTATCAGTGCATTCGTTTTATACAGGAATGGGCGCATCCAACCACCATGGTCAACTTCATCGCATTAGGAATTAGTTCCGGTTGGTTCTTCCTAATGGCCTTGCTATCGCTTTGGTCTATGCTGCACCGTGATCAAGCCGTGGTCACCAGTTCTAATATCGCTGGGGTTGCTGGCTTTACGGGGTTCTTAATTCTTTTATCGCTTACGCTGAAGCTGTGGATCTGGAAACGTAATCGCAGTCTTAAGCCTAAATCTAATTTACAGTCGGCTACTGGTATTAAGACCGGCTTTGTGCGCCAGATCTCGATGGGGATGATGGGAGGTAGTTTTAATACCCGTGAGTTTTTCCATCAACAGAGTGCCTTCTTTGTAGCCAATGTCCGTAAGATTGCTTTCTTTGGAACCTATTTACTGCCAGTTATTTTGCTGGCAATTGTGGTGAGCAATGGCGCTCTTAGCTTACTGGTGATCGCATTTATCGTTCATTGCGCTGGATTGATGGCTGAGCGTTGGCTCTTTTTTGCAGAAGCCAATCACCCACAAAACTTGTACTACCAACGAATTGCTTAA
- a CDS encoding Ldh family oxidoreductase — protein sequence MSHSFNEMVQLAYQGLRAADIAHDAAADTALFLALAEADGLASHGLARVAQYAGHAKHGRVNAQAKAKVHAYKAASAVVDGQDGLAFPAIKTATDLSVRLANSQGVGVVAVKNTHHFGVAGHFTEAAARAGYVSILLGNTPAAMPMAGGKKALFGTNPLAAAFPVKGKDPLVIDMSLSAVARGKLLVASKKGESIPEGWALNAEGKPTTDPNEGLKGLMVPLGGDKGALLALIIELLAVGLSGSQFSYEADTFFAMNGNKPRLGQLLITIDPGLSGAATYNKRIAAFLAMLASDDGIRLPGQRRFAQRAQAMRAGVTVNDTVVLEINSGISKRWTN from the coding sequence GTGAGTCATTCATTTAATGAGATGGTGCAGCTCGCCTATCAAGGCTTACGTGCTGCTGATATTGCCCATGATGCTGCCGCCGATACCGCACTCTTTTTGGCTCTTGCAGAAGCTGATGGTCTAGCATCACATGGTCTAGCCCGCGTTGCCCAATACGCTGGCCATGCCAAGCATGGTCGTGTGAATGCCCAAGCCAAAGCGAAGGTGCATGCTTATAAAGCAGCCTCTGCCGTAGTGGATGGTCAAGATGGTTTGGCATTCCCCGCCATTAAAACAGCTACCGATCTATCCGTACGCTTAGCTAACTCACAAGGTGTAGGAGTAGTTGCTGTTAAGAACACCCATCACTTTGGAGTTGCCGGACATTTCACCGAAGCAGCCGCACGTGCTGGTTATGTCTCGATTCTTCTAGGTAATACCCCAGCTGCGATGCCGATGGCGGGTGGCAAGAAAGCACTCTTTGGAACCAATCCACTGGCAGCGGCATTTCCGGTGAAGGGCAAAGATCCATTAGTGATTGATATGTCTTTGTCTGCGGTCGCGCGTGGCAAGTTATTAGTGGCCTCTAAAAAAGGGGAGTCAATTCCAGAGGGCTGGGCCTTAAATGCAGAGGGTAAGCCCACCACTGATCCAAATGAGGGTCTTAAAGGGTTGATGGTTCCGCTCGGTGGTGACAAGGGCGCTTTACTCGCACTCATCATTGAACTCTTAGCAGTTGGCTTATCAGGCAGTCAGTTCTCGTACGAGGCTGATACCTTCTTTGCCATGAATGGCAATAAGCCTCGTCTTGGACAATTACTCATCACCATTGATCCAGGCCTATCGGGTGCAGCGACTTATAACAAACGCATCGCAGCATTCTTAGCCATGTTGGCAAGTGATGACGGGATTCGTTTACCGGGACAAAGACGCTTTGCCCAACGCGCACAAGCGATGCGAGCAGGGGTCACCGTCAACGATACAGTCGTACTAGAAATTAATAGCGGTATTAGTAAGCGTTGGACCAATTAA